Below is a genomic region from Pseudomonas extremaustralis.
CCAGCGGCCCCGTGTCCGGAAGTGCATGGATTGGCTCCCGCAGCGCCAACGTAATCGGCTCGGTCTTGAAGATCGCTGCTCCGGGAGGGCAGTGTGCCGAAGCCTCGAAACCGAAAATCTCTAGATAGAACCTGCGGGATGCCGCGAGGTTGCGCACTTGCAAGGCGATAAAGTCAGGTCCGATTGGAGTTGTCATAGCCGTGTCCATCAATCAATATAAGGGACCTGACAATAGTATAAGGGGCCTGACATGTCAAAGCCGAAGCTTGTGCCTCGAAACGGGGTCGACTGGATTGGTTACAACCTGAAAATCACGCAACACCGATTGAGGCAGCGCCTGGATGCCGAACTCGCACAGCTGGGCATCACAGCGCCGCAGAACGCAGTTTTACTTGCCGTCGCCGGTAATCCGCAAATCTCCAATGCCGAGTTGGCTCGTGCAGCGTTTGTGACACCACAGACCATGCAGGCGATCCTCGTCAATCTTGAGCGTGGCGGCCTGATCACGCGCAGCCCGCACCCCACGCATGGCCGGGTCATCATGACTGAGCTTACGGCGGCTGGTCAGAAGGCCGTCGCCGATGGCGCAAAAGCTGCCGACGCCGTGGAGCAGCAGATGCTCTCCACGCTGTCGGCTGAAGAAATCGAGCTTCTTCGCGAGTTGCTCAAGCGTTGCGCCGCCGCCTTGGACGATCAAACACCTGACAGCTAGGGATTGGCTTGGGAAAAAAGCAGAAAAAGACCACAGATTTAGAAGGGGGGCGTTACGCAGGTTATTGGCTGCGGCGTTGCACGCAAACGCCCGACCTCATGGGCAAGGTCGGGCGCCTGGGTTCAGGCAACGGGGATGGGGTTGTCGATGATCGACTGATTGAACTGCGCGATCAGGCCATGTTCGTTCGGCCCTACGTTGGCGCGTAGCGGCGCGATGCGGTCGACGATCACCTCGGTGGTCGCGGTTTCCAGCTTGGCGAGGGTTTCGGCGATGAAGTCCGGCAGCGGCATGGCGCGGGGGTCGCCGCTTTTGTGGATCAGGTCGGTGTCGACCCAGGGCGGCGTGATTTCCAGGACCTTGACGCTGGTGTCGCGCAGCATGAAACGCTGCGACAGGCTGTAGGAATGAATAGCGGCCTTGGTCGCCGAGTACAGCGCGGTGACGGCAATCGGGATGAAGGCCAGGATGGAGCTGTTGTTGATGATGTAGGCGTCCGGTTGACGCTTGAGGTGCTCCACGAACGCTGCGCTGACCCGCACCGGACCGAGCAGGTTGGTGGTCAGCAGGCTGACGGCCTGGGCGTCATCCAGATCGCCCGAGGCGGCGTTGTCGAACGGCATCACCCCGGCGTTGTTGATGACCACGTTGAGGTCGGGATGGCGCTCGATCACCTGCTGTGCGACCTGTTTGATCTGTACCGGATCGTTGATGTCCAGGACCACGGTGTCGATACCGGGGTTGGCCTGGGCGATCTCGTCGAGCAGGGCCTTGCGACGCCCGGCGATGATCACTTTGTTGCCGCGCTGGTGAAAGGCTTCCGCCAGGCCCCGGCCGATACCCGAGGTGCCGCCGGTGATGAAGATCGTGTTTGCGCTCAGTTTCATGGTGCTACTCCTGTGAGTGGGCTTGGGGCATAGGATGGGGGGAATTTGAAAAGACCTGAATGACGTATATAGTCGCGTTTTAGGACATCACTGCTTGAGGCCAGGCCATGCATCGAATCGGCTATCTACTCTCCGACGACTTCCAGGTCATGTCCCTGGCCACCCAGACGGTCTTCGAATACGCCAACCTCGTGGCGCCGGCGCCGTTCTATGCCATCGAGATCTTCTCGATCACGGGCGGCATGGTGCACTCCTCCATCGGCCTGGGCGCGCAGACCCGCGCCGTGGACAGCCCCGGGCTGGCGGATACGTGGATGGTCACCGGCGTCAACAAGCCGCTGGAGATCGGGCCGTGCGACAGCACCCTTGAGTTCGTCCGAAACGCCGCACAGCAAGCCCGCCGTGTCGCAGGTGTCTGCACCGGTGCGTTCGTGCTCGCCCAGGCGGGCGTGCTCGACGGGCGCCGGGCGACCACACACTGGGCCTATGCCCCGGCCTTGCAGCGCTTGCACCCGCAGATCAGCGTCGAAGGCGACCGCATCTTTATCACTGATGGCAGCCTCTGGACGTCAGCCGGCATGACCGCCGGCCTCGATCTGGCGCTGAGCATGGTGGAGCAGGACCTGGGGGCCGACATCGCGCGCTCGGTGGCGCACAGGCTGGTCATGCATCAGCGCCGCGCCGGTGGCCAGTCGCAGCACTCGCAGATGCTCGACCTCGCGCCGAAGTCCGACCGCATCCAGAACGCGCTGAACTATGCCCGGCAACACCTGCACCGGCCGCTCAGCGTCGAAGAGTTGGCAGAGGCCGTGCACCTGAGCCCCCGTCAGTTCACCCGCGTATTCACCGCAGAAACCGGCCAGTCCCCCGCCAAGGCCGTCGAGCGGCTGCGCCTTGAAGCGGCGCGGGTGATGGTCGAGCAGAGCCGTCATTCCCTGGATGTGATCGCCAGGGAAACCGGCTTTCGCGACCGCCGTCATATGCGCGAGGTGTTCCTGCGTGGTTTCGGCGTGCCGCCACAAGCCATACGCCGCGATGTGCGCGGTGTGAACAGCGCGTTGGGCTGAGTCGACCCGAGGCTCGCGGTTTTATCGGGCTGCCTGTTGGAGCCAGGTACTCGGGCTTGTCCCCACCTTACGGCGGAATGTACGGGCCAGTGCGGACGGGCTTTCGTAACCGACCTCGGCCGCAATCAGCGCGATAGGCAGCCCCTCGCGCAGCCGCTTTTGCGCCAGGCTGATGCGCCAGTTGGTCAGGTAATCGGCCGGTGTCACGCCGACCACCTGGCGAAAATGCGCGGCAAAACTGGCGCGGGACATATTCGTGATCTCGGCCAGGTCAGCCACCGACCAGCGATGCTGCGGCTCGCTGTGAATCCGGGTGAGGGCGCGTGACAAGCGGGCGTTGGCCAACCCCGCCATCATTCCCGAGGCGATGCTCCCGCTGGCGATCAGATGGCGGAGCAACTGAATCACCATCAGCTCGAACAAACGATTGAGCACCACATCCCGGCCACATTCGTCGCCTGAGGCTTCTGCAAACAGCCAGTCGAGGTTGCTGCCGAGTTCGGGCAATGCGCTGAGCGGTTTGATGATGCAGTCCGGCAAGGCGAGCGTCAGCGGGTTATTCGCGCCGCCATCGAACTGCAGGGTCGCACACACCAATTCGGCTGCATCCGCTTCGGTGGCCACCAACTGATGCCCAAGGGGACGCGCCACCAGCACCAGGCTCGGCTCCGCCAGTTCGATGATCCGGTTGTGTTTGTCCCTGAAGGTCAGGCGCCCCGAGCGCAGCAGATGAGCGTGTCCGTAGCGGCCGTGGTCTTGAATGTGGGCAGTGCCACAGAAGCCACCCTGATGAAAGGTGGCGGCGTGCGGGTTGAAGTGTTTGAGCAGGCTTGATAGGCGGTCCATGACAGGCTCGGGTTTAGACGATTAGTTGCATAACGTGGATGATCTGACGCCGAAAGTACAGTCTCCCTGTCTAGTATTGGTTCCGAGCTTGATCGACAAGCGCCTTACTCAACCGATTGGAGAACCACCATGACTCGTCTCGCCGCTCTCACCCTGGAACAGGCACCCGCCGGCTCGCGCGCTGCCCTCGAAGGCCTCCAGAAGGGCCTTGGGTTTATTCCCAACGCCTTTAAAACCCTGGCACATGCGCCCGCTGCATTGAACGGTTATCTGGCCTTGGCCCAAGCGTTGGGCAAAAGCTCACTCAGCGGCGCCGAACGCGAAGTGGCCGCGCTGGCCACCTCCGAGGTCAACGGGTGCGACTACTGCATCGCCGCCCATTCGTTTTTCGGCGCCAAGGCCGGCTTGAGTGAAGAGGACATCCGCCAGGCACGCTCGGGTTCGCTGAGCGCGGTGGCCGCCCTGGCGCGCCAAATCACCGAAAGCCGCGGTCAATTGAGCGATGCGCAGATTGCCGCTGCCCATGAAGCCGGTCTGAGCGATAGCAAGATCGTCGAAGTCGTGGCTCAGGTCACGCTGTTGACCCTGACCAATTACCTGAACAACCTCGCCGGCACCGCTATCGACTTCCCGCCTTCGGCGCACTAGGCGCTAGCCAGGTTCCTTCTGGTAGGCCCTGTACTCGTTCTGCAGCACGATGTGATCGGCCACGTATTTCGCGTCGTGCCACACCCCATAGATAAACGACGAGGCACGGTTTACCAGATTGGGCAGGCCCAAAAAGTAGATGCCGCTCTGCGCCGAGATCCCGCGTTTGTGGAACGGCTCGCCTTTTTCGTCGAACGCATTGACCTTCAACCAGCTGAAATCGAGCTTGAAGCCGGTGGCCCACAAAATTGTGGTCACGCCGGCGGCGGCCAGGTCGAGGCTGAGGATCGGGTTGACCAGGCATTCGGGGTCGGGCAGCAGTTCCCAGGCCTCTGGCTCCAGGGGGAAGGGCAGGCCATTGGCCTCGATGTAGGCGTCGGCGTCGCGCAGCACGTCGAAGTAGGCGCGATCGCCCTCGGCCACGTTTTCGGCCAGGCCGGGTTGGAAGGTCATCACGCCGTCGTTCCAGTCTTGGGTGACGCCCACCAGGTTGATCCCTTGATGCGCCAGGCGGCGGAAGTCGACGGTTTTACCGCCTTCGTAGCCGCTGACGGCGAAGGCCACGTGTTTTTTCTTCGGCTGGATTTTGACTTCGTCCCACAGGCCCAGGGCGCCGAGCCACCAGCAGTAGTCGCGGCCCCGGTAGGCGCGGGGAGGGCGGTAGTGTTCGCCCACCGAGAGGTACACGGTTTTACCGGCCTTTTGCAGTTCTTCGGCGATTTGCGCGCCGGAGGCGCCGGCACCGACCACCAGCACCGCGCCTTCGGGCAGTTGGCCGGGGTTCTTGTAGGCGCAGGAATGCAGTTGGTGCAGCGGCGCCGTTTCGGGAACGATGTTCGGGATTGACGGACGTTGGAACGGGCCGGTGGCGGCGACCACATTGTCGGCTTCGATGATGCCCGCCGAGGTGGTGACCTTGAAGCCGGGACGACCGACGTGGCGTTCGACTTGCTGCACTTCCACGCCGGTGCGTATCGGTGCCTGCACCTTGTCGGCATAGGCTTCGAAGTAGTCGGCCATGCGCTCCTTGGGCGGGAAGGCTTCGGCGGAAATGCCCTCGAATTTCAGACCGGGGAAGCGGTCATGCCAGGCCGGGCCGTTGGCGACCAGCGAGTCCCAGCGTTCCGACCGCCAGCGCTCGGCGATGCGATGACGTTCCAGCACGATATGCGGCACGCCCATCAGGGACAGGTGCTCGCTCATGGCGACGCCGGCCTGGCCTGCGCCGACGACCAGGGTGTTGATGGTTTCTACTGACATGTGCGTTTCCTAAAAATGAGCGACCTGGGTCAGTGTGGGCAAGCCGCGTGGGCGGCGAAATAAGGGTTTTTGAAGGTAGAAGTTAGAAAAATCCAAAGCCTCACCTGTCGGCGCGAGCAAGCTCGCTCCTACCTGGAGAGGGGGAGCAATGTGGCGATGGCGGTCAGCGCCAATTCATAGCCCAGCGCCCCCAACCCTGCGATCACCCCGGTGGCGGCCTTGGACACGTAGGACTGATGCCGGAAGCTTTCGCGCTGCCAGATATTGCTCATGTGCGCTTCGATGATCGGCCCGTCGAACGCCAGCAGCGCGTCGAGGATCGGCACCGAGCTGTAGCTGAGCCCGGCGGCGTTGATCACGATGGCGTCGCCGTTCAGGCGCGCGTCTTGAATCCAGTCCACCAGTACGCCTTCGTGGTTGCTCTGGCG
It encodes:
- a CDS encoding VOC family protein, translating into MTTPIGPDFIALQVRNLAASRRFYLEIFGFEASAHCPPGAAIFKTEPITLALREPIHALPDTGPLGIGMVLWIACADADALHDLILKRGGVILSPLADGPFGRFFVARDPDGYAITFHTART
- a CDS encoding MarR family winged helix-turn-helix transcriptional regulator, giving the protein MSKPKLVPRNGVDWIGYNLKITQHRLRQRLDAELAQLGITAPQNAVLLAVAGNPQISNAELARAAFVTPQTMQAILVNLERGGLITRSPHPTHGRVIMTELTAAGQKAVADGAKAADAVEQQMLSTLSAEEIELLRELLKRCAAALDDQTPDS
- a CDS encoding SDR family oxidoreductase; the encoded protein is MKLSANTIFITGGTSGIGRGLAEAFHQRGNKVIIAGRRKALLDEIAQANPGIDTVVLDINDPVQIKQVAQQVIERHPDLNVVINNAGVMPFDNAASGDLDDAQAVSLLTTNLLGPVRVSAAFVEHLKRQPDAYIINNSSILAFIPIAVTALYSATKAAIHSYSLSQRFMLRDTSVKVLEITPPWVDTDLIHKSGDPRAMPLPDFIAETLAKLETATTEVIVDRIAPLRANVGPNEHGLIAQFNQSIIDNPIPVA
- a CDS encoding GlxA family transcriptional regulator, coding for MHRIGYLLSDDFQVMSLATQTVFEYANLVAPAPFYAIEIFSITGGMVHSSIGLGAQTRAVDSPGLADTWMVTGVNKPLEIGPCDSTLEFVRNAAQQARRVAGVCTGAFVLAQAGVLDGRRATTHWAYAPALQRLHPQISVEGDRIFITDGSLWTSAGMTAGLDLALSMVEQDLGADIARSVAHRLVMHQRRAGGQSQHSQMLDLAPKSDRIQNALNYARQHLHRPLSVEELAEAVHLSPRQFTRVFTAETGQSPAKAVERLRLEAARVMVEQSRHSLDVIARETGFRDRRHMREVFLRGFGVPPQAIRRDVRGVNSALG
- a CDS encoding AraC family transcriptional regulator gives rise to the protein MDRLSSLLKHFNPHAATFHQGGFCGTAHIQDHGRYGHAHLLRSGRLTFRDKHNRIIELAEPSLVLVARPLGHQLVATEADAAELVCATLQFDGGANNPLTLALPDCIIKPLSALPELGSNLDWLFAEASGDECGRDVVLNRLFELMVIQLLRHLIASGSIASGMMAGLANARLSRALTRIHSEPQHRWSVADLAEITNMSRASFAAHFRQVVGVTPADYLTNWRISLAQKRLREGLPIALIAAEVGYESPSALARTFRRKVGTSPSTWLQQAAR
- a CDS encoding carboxymuconolactone decarboxylase family protein; translation: MTRLAALTLEQAPAGSRAALEGLQKGLGFIPNAFKTLAHAPAALNGYLALAQALGKSSLSGAEREVAALATSEVNGCDYCIAAHSFFGAKAGLSEEDIRQARSGSLSAVAALARQITESRGQLSDAQIAAAHEAGLSDSKIVEVVAQVTLLTLTNYLNNLAGTAIDFPPSAH
- a CDS encoding flavin-containing monooxygenase — its product is MSVETINTLVVGAGQAGVAMSEHLSLMGVPHIVLERHRIAERWRSERWDSLVANGPAWHDRFPGLKFEGISAEAFPPKERMADYFEAYADKVQAPIRTGVEVQQVERHVGRPGFKVTTSAGIIEADNVVAATGPFQRPSIPNIVPETAPLHQLHSCAYKNPGQLPEGAVLVVGAGASGAQIAEELQKAGKTVYLSVGEHYRPPRAYRGRDYCWWLGALGLWDEVKIQPKKKHVAFAVSGYEGGKTVDFRRLAHQGINLVGVTQDWNDGVMTFQPGLAENVAEGDRAYFDVLRDADAYIEANGLPFPLEPEAWELLPDPECLVNPILSLDLAAAGVTTILWATGFKLDFSWLKVNAFDEKGEPFHKRGISAQSGIYFLGLPNLVNRASSFIYGVWHDAKYVADHIVLQNEYRAYQKEPG
- a CDS encoding type II 3-dehydroquinate dehydratase — its product is MTHRVYFLNGPNANLYGLDKHGTYGSESFASIEARCQRHAAELGLGLDFRQSNHEGVLVDWIQDARLNGDAIVINAAGLSYSSVPILDALLAFDGPIIEAHMSNIWQRESFRHQSYVSKAATGVIAGLGALGYELALTAIATLLPLSR